The Prochlorococcus marinus str. MIT 9301 genome segment CCTGGCATTTTTTAATGAGTCCACTTTCAGGTTTCTTAGCCGTAATTGTATTCTTTACAGCCATCCTCGTTGCTTATTTAACCAAGCAATTTCAAAACGAAAATTTAAACTATTCATCTCTTAATCAAATGAAAAACCCAAACACAAAAGTCAAAACAATCGAAAAAGAAAAAGTTGTTGCTGAAACTCTTAACGGCAGATTCGCAATGCTTGGATTAATTGCTGCTGTTGGAGCATACCTAACAACAGGTCAAATAATTCCTGGTTTCGTTTAAAAACCTACTATTTAACATTTCTAAAAATCAGAAAAATGGAAAATTTTAAAACAACTTATTGGCAAAACGCTGAGAGAACTAATGGAAGAATGGCAATGATGGGCTTATTTGCATTAGTTGTAAATTATGGCTTATTCGGATGGATAATTCCAGGAATTTTTTAAAATGAATTTAGGCTTACTTTTTCTTAAAGTAAATACTTTGGGAGTTATAACTCTTTCTGAACTTGATTGGATAACTAACCATCAATCTGAATTTTCAAGGTTAGATATGGCTTTAGTTATAAAGATTGGCCGTCTTATGGATTCTGGAGTGGTAGAAATTGATAATAGATTGCCTGTTTAATTTTTAAAAAATGATCGTCATGAGTGTTTGTCAATAGGGATACTGACAAACACTTTTTTATGAGAAAAAATATTTGTAAAAAAAAAGAGATTGTTTCTTAGCTAAAAACAATCTCTCAATTACCTAATTCTTACATGAAAATTTCAAGTAAGCTTTCAGATCTTAACTGATTTGTAATTATAGTAAATCCGTAAAAATGCTTTTGTAATTTATCTTTTTAAACCACCTCTTTTTATCCAAAGAAACCATGTAACCCAAATAGGAGGGAGGAATCTTATTAAAAAAGAAATTTTATACATATAAAATGGGGCATTTTCACTTTGCAATAAATTCATCAAAAAGGAAGATATAGTTACCCAAAGTAAAATTATTAATATATTTGCTCCTAACAAAGCAAACTTATTTTGTTTGAATATTTTTGGCATAAGTTTATTTTTTTTATATTCTTAATTTTAAATAACCTTGGGAAGTAAATTATACATTTTCAAAAAAACTTTAAATTTAAAATCCATATCCAAATAAAAAAAATACTAAATTTTAATCCCTCTCCAAATAATATTCCGAAAGTAATAGGAGGCGAAAATATTAAAAAAAGAATAGAGAATAAACTAAATAAAGCAAATGAACCTCTTAAAAAATAATTCTTTCTTTTTGTTCTTCTTAGATTTTTTAAGGTATTCCACTCCCATTGAATAAGCCTGTAGAACTTTTCTGATAATAAAAATAAATACTTCATTAATATTATTAATTTCTATCGGCTTTTCTTATTTATAAAATTAATTTCACCTGTTAGCAATAAACCTTATCCCCTTCTTCAGAAAGATAATAAATCTTATTTTCTGAACTTACGAAGAAAGTTAATCCCTTATATTGTGATCTTTTAAATTTATCTAATCTAAGTCTGTGTAAATCCCAATTATCAGTACTTATGTCAGGATTAAATTCTTGTTCTTTTAAAAAAGGTACATAAGTTGGACTAATTGTTGTTTTTTGGGCTAACCCTCTATTTCGTTTTAAATAAAAAAATAATAAAAGTACAAAAAAAAGAATTAATAATATATTTGTCATTGTCAATTTTTCTAATTTGAAAAAATTTTATTTGGAGAATCAAGAACTTTTCACAATAAATTTGTTAGTAAGTAAAAAATCCTATTTTTATATTCTTGTATTTTTGAATACTTATCAAGGGATTACCTAAATCAGATTATAAAAAGAGTCGCATTTTTAACATGACTCAAAATTCCATGAATACTCCTTATGCAAAAAGAGTAGCTGAAAAATTTAGAGAGGCTCAAAACTATTTAAAAACTAATGGTTTTAGTAGATCAACTAAACATTTACTGGAAGATATTGAAAATTCTGTTGAAAAATAATGCCAATACCTCCTCACTTACCACAACTACAATATGGCTACGATGATGGCTTTACAACCATTGTTTTTGGGTTAATAGGAAGTTGCTTAGGATGTATCTTAATTTTATTAATTTCATTTTTTGAATTTAAATTCAAAAAGCAAAATAGTAAGCCTTAAGAGACTTACTAAACGTTAAATAAGAACTCCATTACATCACCTTCGTTAACAATATATTCCTTACCTTCACTTCTTAAAAGACCTTTAGTTTTTGCATTGGCAATTGAACCTGAATCAATTAAATTTTGATAGGAAATAGTCTGAGCTCTTATAAATCCTTTTTCAAAATCAGTATGAATTACTCCTGCTGCCTGTGGCGCAGTCATCCCATCTTTTATTGTCCAAGCTTTTGTCTCCTTTTCACCGGTAGTGAAATAAGTTTTTAATCCCAATAATTTATATGTTGATCTAATTAATGAACTTAATCCCCCTTCTTCTACTCCTAAGCCGATAAGGTAGTCTTTTTTATCTTCTGGTTCTAACTCTATTAATTCAGATTCGACTTGCGCTGATATTTTTATACATTCTGTATTTTCATTGCTTGCAAAACTCTGAACTGTTGATGAAAAATCATTACCTTCAGCTAAATCATTTTCATTCAAATTAGTTGCGTAAATAATTGGTTTAGCAGTAAGGAAGCCTAATTGCTTAATTATTAAATTTTCTTCTTCATTCAAAGATATTGATCTAACTGAAAGGCCTTTCTCTAGCTCTTCTTCAATTTTTTCTAGTAAGGTATCTTCTTTAGCTGCCTCTTTACTAGTTCTAACCTGTTTTTTAATTCTTTCTCTTCTTTTTTGGAGTTGAGATAAATCAGCTAAATTCAATTCCAGATTAATTATCTCAATGTCATCCAGGGGATCTACCTTTCCAGAAACATGAATTACATCACTATCTTCAAAGCACCTTACAACATGAACTATTGCATCAACCTCCCTAATATTTGATAAAAATTTATTTCCCAAGCCTTCGCCTTTACTAGCTCCTTTTACTAGTCCTGCGATATCTACAAATTCAATTTTTGTTGGGATAATATTTTGGCTACAACTTAAATTACCTAACTCTTGCAACCTTTGATCCGGGACTGAAACTATGCCTTTATTAGGTTCTATAGTACAAAAGGGAAAATTAGCCGCTTGGGCCTTAGCATTTTCTACAAGTGCATTAAATAGGGTTGATTTTCCAACATTTGGTAATCCAATAATACCTGCTTTTAACATTTGAAAAAACTTATGGGAAAATTATCAAGAAAACATCTTCTAGTAATATAGTATTTACTTAACCAATCTTGGATAAGTTAATTATAATCGTTTTGATTATTTATTTAGTTCCTAAATATTCTCTACTTCTGCTTTTAAAAAGAAATGTTTGATTTAATAAAAAAAAATATAAATCTAAGAAGTGGAATTATATTGCTTTCTCTGGCTATATTTTTCGTTTTTATAACCAATTCCTTCAAGAAAAACAAGTCAAAAGATATTTCTGATTTTGTAGTTCAAGTGGAAAAAGGAATCCTGTCAGATTCAATTAATACTAGTGGTGAAGTAAAAGCAAAAAAGACAAGCAATATTGGGCCTCGGAAGCAAGGCGTTATAAAAGAAATCAAAGTAGATGAAGGCGATCTTGTAAAAAAAGATCAGGTTTTAGCTTCTCTTGATGATGAAGACTTTATCTATAAAATTGAAGAACTTGAATTAAATGTAGAGAAACAAAAATCTGAATTTTTAAGAAGGGAATATTTATATCAAGAAGGTGCGGTAAGTAAAGAAGACTATGAAAGTTATAAAAATAACTACGACATTAGTAGCGCCAAACTTAATGATGCAAAAGCTGAAAAAAGTTTCTATCTAATTAAAGCTCCTTATGGAGGAAAGATAACTGCAAAATATGCTGAGATAGGATCTTATGTCACACCAAGTACAAACTTAAGTTCAGACTCTAAAACTAAAAACTTTATTTTTGAACTATCAGAGGGCCTAGAAATTGTTGCTAAAGTTCCTGAGAGTGACATTGGCAGAATAAAAATAGGTCAAGAAGCCTCAGTAAGGATTGAGGCTTATCCCTCAAAAAAATATAGTGCCATAGTTAAAAAAATAGCTGCGAGAGCTGTAAAAGATAATAATGTAACCTCATTCGAAGTAACTTTAAATTTTAAGGATATTTCTGAAGAAATTAAAATTGGAATGACTGCAGATCTTGAATTTAGAGTCGAAGGTAATGAAGAAAAAATCTTAGTGCCAACAGTTTCTATTGTCACTGAAAAAGGTGAAAAGGGAATTTTGAAAGTTGATAAAAACAATTCTCCCAAATTTGAAAAAATTGAAATTGGTATTAGTAGTGGAAATAAAACCTCAGTAATTGATGGATTAGAACCTGGAGAGCAAATCTTTATTAATATTCCACCTTGGGCTAAGAAGAGAAAATGAGTTTAACATCTGAAAACTCTAAAAAACCAATTTTACTTTTAGTCGATGGTCATTCACTTGCTTTTAGAAGCTTCTATGCATTTAGCAAAGGGATTGATGGAGGTTTAACAACCAAAGATGGATTCCCAACAAGTGTGACTTATGGATTTCTAAAAAGCCTTCTTGATAATTGCAAAAATATTTGTCCTGAGGGCGTTTGTATTACTTTTGATACCGAAAAACCTACTTTCAGGCATGAATTAGATCCAAATTATAAGGCCAATAGAGATGTAGCACCAGATGTTTTTTTTCAGGATATTGAACAACTAGAAATCATTTTAGAAGAAAGTCTTAATTTGCCAATTTTTAAATCTCCTGGTTATGAAGCAGATGATCTCCTAGGCACAATTGCAAATGATGCTTCATCTAAAGGATGGTGCGTGAATATTCTTTCTGGGGATCGGGACTTATTTCAATTAGTAGATGATCAAAAAGATATTTATGTACTTTATATGGGAGGTGGTCCATATGCAAAAAGTGGGAATCCAACTCTTATGAATGAAAATGGAGTAAAAGAAAAATTAGGTGTCGCTCCAGAAAGAGTAGTTGATCTTAAAGCTCTAACTGGTGATAGTTCTGATAATATTCCTGGTATTAAAGGAGTAGGTCCAAAAACTGCAATTAATCTTCTAAAAGAAAACGATACACTTGATGGAATTTATCAGGCTTTGGAGAAGATTCAGCAGAATAATGATAAAAAATATAAAGGATTCATCAAAGGTTCGGTTATAGAAAAGCTCAGAAACGATAAGCATAATGCTTTTCTCTCCAGAGATTTAGCAAAAATAAATACTGAAGTGCCTTTGATATTAAGTGATGGTTATGAATTAAAAAATATAAATCAAGAACTACTTTCAGAGTCACTGCAAAAACTTGAATTATCAACACTACTTCGGCAAATTGATATTTTCAATTCAACTTTCAGCAAAGGTGGTTTTGGAAAAAATAATTTGGTTAGCAAGGAGGAGAAGGTTCCAAAGATCTTAAGTAACAATGAATTAGAAAATAGTGAAAATAAAATCCCCAAAATTAAGGTAATTATTGTAAATGATTTCGAATTACTTGATAAATTAATTAAAAGATTAAACAAGACAAATCAAATAGTTTCTTTAGATACAGAGACTAATAGTTTGAATCCAATCGATGCAGAACTTGTTGGGATAGGGTTATGTCTTGGAGAAGAAAATGATGATTTATTTTATATACCTCTTGGTCATCAAATAAAAAAAGAGACCCCCAATCAATTATCGATTGAAGATGTTTTCTCAAAACTAAGAACTTGGATAGAAGATCCGAAAAAAGAAAAGGCACTCCAAAATTCTAAATTTGATAGGCAAATATTTTTTAATCATGGACTTGATCTTAAAGGCGTAACCTTTGACACCTTGCTAGCAGACTACCTTCTTAATAACCAGGAGAAGCATGGATTAAGTGAAATTAGTTTTAGATTATTTGGATTTAAGCCCCCTTCATTTAAAGAAACAGTTGGGAAAAATAAAGACTTTTCATTTGTTGATATTAATGAAGCAAGTATTTACTGCGGTTATGATGTTTTTCTAACTTTTAAGATTGTCAAAATTTTTAAAGAAAGATTTTCAAAGGAAAAAGATGAATTAATCAAATTGTTCAAAGAAATCGAGCTACCCTTAGAGCCGGTATTGTCTCAAATGGAAATGAATGGCATAACTATCGATATACCTTATTTGGATAAACTCTCAAAGGAACTAAAAAGTACCTTAGAAGATATTGAAAATAAAGTTTTTGAATTAGCAGATGAAAATTTTAATTTATCTTCACCAAAACAACTCGGTGAGATCTTATTTGAAAAATTAAATTTGGATAAAAAGAAATCACGCAAAACAAAAACAGGATGGAGCACAGATGCTTTAGTTCTTGAAAGATTAGTCGACGAACATGAAATAATCCAACATTTAATAAAGCACAGAACTATTAGCAAATTACTTAGCACCTATATTGATGCTCTTCCAAATCTTATAAACGAAAAGACAGGAAGAGTTCATACAAACTTTAATCAAGCTGCTACAGCGACTGGGAGACTAAGTAGTAGTAATCCTAATCTTCAAAATATTCCGGTTAGGACTGAATTTAGTAGGAGGATCAGAAAAGCATTCTTGCCTGAAAAAAATTGGAAACTTTTATCAGCTGATTATTCTCAGATCGAATTAAGAATACTTGCTCACTTAGCGGATGAAGAAATATTAATTAATGCATTCCATAAAAATGACGACATTCATTCTCTGACTGCAAGATTAATTTTTGAGAAAGAAGAAATTTCTTCTGATGAGAGGAGAGTTGGGAAAACAATAAATTTCGGAGTTATCTATGGTATGGGAATTAAAAAGTTTGCTCGTTCTACAGGAGTAAGTACTCCTGAAGCAAAAGAATTCCTAATAAAATACAAAGAAAGATATTCAAAAATTTTCAAATTTCTTGAACTTCAAGAAAGGCTTGCCTTATCAAAAGGTTATGTAAAAACAATTTTTGGTAGAAAGAGAGAATTTAAGTTTGATAAAAATGGACTTGGAAGACTAATAGGAAAAGATCCTTACGAAATTGACTTGCAATCCGCAAGAAGAGCTGGCATGGAAGCACAGTCACTAAGAGCCGCAGCCAATGCCCCAATTCAGGGTTCAAGTGCAGATATTATTAAAATTGCAATGGTTCAACTAAATAAGAAATTCATAGAAATGAACTTTCCAGCAAAAATGCTTTTACAAGTACATGATGAATTATTGTTTGAAGTTGAACCAGATTCTTTGGAAATTACGACGAAATTAGTGAAGAAGACTATGGAAAATTGTGTAAAATTAAATGTACCTCTTTTGGTTGATATTGGAATTGGAGATAATTGGATGGAGACAAAATAAGCCTTATGAAATACTTAGTTTAAGATGATCAAACTTTTTAATACTTTAAGCAAAAGAATTGAGGTTTTTAAGCCTATTGATGATGTAGTAAAAATTTATTGTTGTGGAGTAACTGTTTATGATTTATGTCATCTTGGCCATGCCAGAAGTTACATAGCTTGGGATGTATTGAGAAGATTTTTAATTTACAGTGATTTCAAAGTGAAGTATGTTCAAAATTTCACAGATATTGATGACAAGATCTTAAAAAGAGCGAAAGAAGAAAGTATTTCAATGAAGGAAGTATCTGAAAAGAATATTATTGAATTTCATAAAGATATGGATTCTTTAGGGATAATGCGTCCGGATAGTATGCCAAGAGCAACGAATCATATATGCAATATCTGCGACTTAATAACAATCCTCGAGGACAAAGGTTATGCATATTCTAGGGATGGAGATGTTTATTATTCTGTTTTTAAAAATCAAAATTATGGAAAGCTAAGTAATCAAAATATAGAAGAACAAAACATCAATCAGCAAGGAAGAATGGCTAATGAGGAAAATAGTAAAAAACTAAATCCGCAAGATTTTGCACTATGGAAAAAAGCCAAAGATGATGAACCATTTTTTGATTCGCCATGGGGTAAAGGTAGGCCAGGGTGGCATATTGAATGTTCGGCAATGGTTAAAGATGAATTAGGAGATACTATTGATATCCATTTAGGAGGTTCTGATTTGATTTTTCCACATCATGAGAATGAAATCGCCCAATCAGAAGCCGCCAATGGCAAAAAGCTAGCGAACTATTGGTTACACAATGGGATGGTCAATGTAAATGGACAAAAGATGAGTAAATCCCTTAAAAATTTTAAAACTATCAGAGAGCTAATTAATTCAGGTATAAGCCCTATGACTTTGCGATATTTTGTTATGACTGTGAATTATAGAAAACCACTTGATTTTACTGAAGAAGCTTTAAGGAGTGCTTCAGAAGCTTGGAAAAACATTAATGTAGCCCTTTCTTTTATGGACCTTACAAAAGGGTCTTTAAACTCTATTGATAAAAATGAACCTATCGAAGAAGAATATAAAGAGAAAATAAGCTTTGAATTATCTCAAAAAAAGCTTAAATTTTCTGAGGCACTGGGAAATGACCTTAATACAGCAAGTGCTATTGCAATTATTTACGATTTAGCAAAACCATTAAAAAACTTTTTAAACCAATTTCAAAGAGTCGAAGGTTTTAAAATAGACCAAAATGAAAAATTCTTTCTACTTGAGAATTTTAAAACTCTTGAAAAGTTGACTGAGGTACTTGGTCTTAAAAAAGAGGTTTTAGTAAAAGAAAGTAAAATAACAGAAGAAGAAATATCAACGCTTATTAATGAAAGATTGAAAGCAAAAAAGGAAAAGAATTATGCGAAGGCCGATGAAATAAGAAGTTTGTTAAAAGAAAAAGGTATTGAACTTATTGATCAATCAAAGGAAATAACAACATGGATAAGGGTCTAAATTTTAAGAAAAAAACCAATTTGAAATTTTTGTTTTTTAAATACACCTTTAAATGGGAAGATATTAGAAATATGAGAGAAAATTGAAATACATTACTGTGCTCGGTTCTACTGGTTCAATAGGGACTCAAACTCTCGAGATAGCTAGTGAGCAGCCTGATAAATTTAAAGCCGTAGCTCTTTCTGCAGGAAGAAATATTAATTTATTAACTGAACAAGTTAAAACTCATAAACCAGAGGTAGTTGCAATTGAGGATGAAAGTCTTATAGAAGATTTAAAAGATAATATTAATAACTTAGATTTGGATGATGTTCCCCTGGTGTTAGGTGGAAAGCAGGGGATTAACGCAGTTGCAGCATGGGATAAGGCAGATACTGTGGTAACAGGGATAGTAGGCTGTGCAGGCTTAATTCCAACAATGTCAGCAATTAATGCGGGGAAAAATATTGCACTTGCTAACAAAGAAACTTTAATTGCTGCAGGACCAATTGTTATTCCTGCATTAAAGAAAAATAATAGTAGGCTTTTACCTGCTGATTCAGAACACTCTGCTATCTTTCAATGTTTACAAGGATTACCAAATTATGAAAATGCAGATTTTTCAACAGGAGATATTCCTAAGGGTTTAAAAGCTATACATTTAACAGCTTCTGGTGGTGCTTTCAGAGATTGGGCCGTTGAGGATTTAAAGCATGTCACAGTGGAAGATGCGACTTCACATCCTAATTGGGATATGGGAAAAAAAATAACTGTAGATTCTGCAACTCTTATGAATAAAGGATTAGAAGTTATTGAAGCTCATTATTTATTTGGGACCTCTTATGAAGATATCGAAATAGTTATCCACCCTCAAAGTATTATTCATTCAATGATTGAGATGGAAGATTCTTCTGTATTAGCTCAATTAGGTTGGCCAGATATGAAACTACCCATTTTATATGCGATGAGTTGGCCTGAAAGATTTAAAACAAATTGGAAAAGATTAAACCTAAGTGAAATTGGAAAATTAACTTTTAAAGAGCCAGACGAGTTTAAATATCCATGCATGGGACTTGCATATGCTGCAGGAAAATCCTCTGGGACTATGCCTGCAGTCTTAAATGCTGCTAATGAAATGGCTGTTGAACAATTCCTCAAAGAAAAAATTTCTTTTCAACAAATTCCAACATTTATAAGTAAAGCGTGTGAATCACATATGGAGAATTTGAATTTGAGTCCCGAATTGGAGGATATTCTTGAAGTAGACAATTGGGCCAGACTTTTTATTGAGCAAGAAATTAAAAAAGGGAAAAAATACGTAAGTATTAGATAAAAGTCAATATAAAAAAACATCTAAATAATTAAACCCATTTTATCCCTTCTAAATAATTCCTAATAACCCCTTTATTGCAATTAGTTTTTAGTATTTGCGTAAAGCAAAAGCTGCTATGAGTATGAGTAGTAAATATTTAATTTAATCTTCTGCATCTTCAAATTCTCTTAGCAAACGAAAAGTTTTGGAAATAAAAGGAAAGATCCATACCAACAACCCGAAGACTGTTATCAAGGCGATAAGAAAACCCAAAATAGCTAAGAATCCCCCTGTTACGTCTCCTTCATAGAAGCGATCAAGCCCAATTGGTGCACCAACACCTAAAAGAAAGAGTCTCGTTAAAGTTTGTTTTTCTTTTTTTCTCAACATAAATAAAAATAGGGTTTTATCTTCCCAATTTTAGATCGACTGTCAATAATGAATATACATTGTAGTTTCTTCACCTTTTAGTGAAGAAGTTTTTTGCAGTAGCTCATAACATTGCCTAGAATCATTCAAAAAGCATTAAGGGAAGGTTTTTTAAAAATGACAAAAGGGGTTCATAAACACCTTCTACTATGCGCAACGCCCACAAAACAGAAATGCTTTAAAGGCAATGAAGGTCAAAAAGCATGGGAATGTATGAAAAAGACTTTAAAAAAATTTGAGAATGATCCCTCTACAAAAAACGTTCATATATTAAGATCAAAAGCTGACTGTTTAAGGGTATGTAAGAACGGCCCAATTCTTCTTATTTGGCCTGATGGCATTTGGTATGAGAAAATCTCTCCAGAAAAAATTTCTGAAATTTTTACCTCACATATTATTAATGGTAAGCCAATAGAAAAATGGATTTTCAAAAAAACACCATTTTTAAATAGTCCTAGATACTCATAAACCAGTTCTTTACGACTTCGTCTGACCAGCAGCCATTAATCGAATGAAAACCATTATGACCTCCTTTTTCAGTTATAAAAATAGTGAATTTATCAATAGATTCTTTTCTTAAATTCAAAGTATCCTTATATGGAACCCAGGGATCATCCTTGGCATGGATAAAAAGCATTAGAGGTAATTTTTTTATTGAGTTTCGGATTCTAAATATTGGAGAAGCTTTAATATAATAATCCTCTAAAGAATTAAATCCCCAACTAGGAGCTGTAAATTTCTGATCAAATTCTCTTATACTTTTTAAATTTCTAATTTTTATTCTTAATTTCTCGTTATCAAGAAGTTTGCCTTCATCATTAAATCCCTCCCATAACTGATTTTTTAAGCGATGAAGTAACCATTTTTGGTAGATAGAATTTCTAGGTTTTTCAATACAGAGACTGCATGAAGATAAATCTAAAGGAGTACTCACGCAGGCAAGGCCATCTAAAAGTTTTTCTCCTTTGTTTTCATTGTCATCTAGGCAGGCATTTAAAAGAATTGTTCCGCCTAAAGATAATCCAACTCCGTAAATTGGAAGATTATTATTCCTTTTCATAAGATCTTTGAACTCTAAATTAATCAATTTTTTAAAATAATTAATTGCTGAAATAACATCACTGGAGCATCTAGCACAATAATTTCCTTTAGCTAAATATCTTGCTGATCCAGATCCTCTTAGATTTAATTTAAGAACTCCAAAACCATTATTTGCTAATTTCCTAGATATTCTTCTTAAACCAAACCGTTTAGTTGAGCCTCCTAAACCATGTGTAACGATTACAAAACCCTTAAGTGAGTTTAAGTTTTCAGGTAATTCTAAAAAACCTAAAAGATAATCAGATTCAAATTTTTTAGAAAGAATTTTATTAATCGGAAAGAATATTTTTTTATTTTTTATTGATTTACCAAAATCAATAACAAAAGTATCTCTCAAAGTTTGTAAGTCGCCACCTATCCAAGGCAAGACTTCTCGAAATGGCTTATTTTTTTCGTAATCTGAAAAACTAAAAGATATACTATTATTTGTCCCCAACTCCAAGATCCTTTAATTCTCCAATCAAATCATTCAGTACCTTTTTTGCATCACCAAAGACCATTGAGGTATTTGGCAGATCAAATAAATCATTTTTTATTCCGGAGTAACCTGCACTCATACCACGTTTAATTACAAATACCGTTCTTGCTTCTTGAACATCAAGAACTGGCATGCCATATAAGGGAGAAGAGCTATCATTTTTAGCTTGAGGGTTAACCACATCATTTGCTCCTAAAACTAAAACAACATCCGTTGCTGGAAAATCAGGATTTACAACGTCCATCTCTTTAAGTTGTTCGTAAGGAACATCTGCTTCTGCTAAAAGTACATTCATATGTCCAGGCATCCGCCCTGCTACAGGATGAATTGCGTAAACAACTTCAATACCATTTTGCTCTAGTTTTTTTGTCACTTCCCTTAAAGTATGTTGAGCTTGAGCTACTGCCAGACCGTAACCAGGAACAATAATTACCTTGTTGGCTGCCTCTAAAGTCAATGCGCATTCTTCAACACTGCAAGAAGTTATATTTGTATATTCTCCTGAACCAGAAGAGGCTGTACTTTGTGCAGATAAAGATCCTCCAAAAAGAACTGAGACCAATGATCTATTCATACCCTTACACATCACTTGAGTAAGTATTAGACCTGCCGCTCCAACCATTGCGCCTGCTACTATCAAAAGCTGACTATCAACAACAAAACCTGCTGCTGCTGCTGCAATCCCTGAATAGCTATTTAATAAAGATATAACGACTGGCATATCCGCTCCACCAATTGGCAAAGTAACTCCAATACCTAATAAAGAAGAAACTATAACTAAAAGCCAAATAGAACTTGTATTACCATTTATCAAATCAAAAAAGGCTATCAAGGAAGCAACTGTAAAAACAATATTTACAAAATGTCTAACTTTGCTCTGAGTCCATCCTGGAGTTGACAACCAACCCTGCAACTTTGCCATCGCAACAATTGAACCTGTGAAAGTTATGGCCCCAACAAATATAGAAACAGATATTGAGACTTCGTTAATCAGTGACTTAAAAAAATCAAAATCTTCTTGGCCACCAGATATAGGAAAAATAGCTACTCCCAAGGCCACTAAAAGTGATGACATTCCTCCACAACCATTGAACAATGCCACTGTTTCAGGCATGGAGGTCATAGGTACTTTTTTTGCAAGAATTGCTCCGAATAAACTACCTAAGATTGATCCAATTATTATCCAAATCCAAGACTGAATAGCAATTCCAGAAGTGCCTAAA includes the following:
- a CDS encoding YheT family hydrolase; amino-acid sequence: MELGTNNSISFSFSDYEKNKPFREVLPWIGGDLQTLRDTFVIDFGKSIKNKKIFFPINKILSKKFESDYLLGFLELPENLNSLKGFVIVTHGLGGSTKRFGLRRISRKLANNGFGVLKLNLRGSGSARYLAKGNYCARCSSDVISAINYFKKLINLEFKDLMKRNNNLPIYGVGLSLGGTILLNACLDDNENKGEKLLDGLACVSTPLDLSSCSLCIEKPRNSIYQKWLLHRLKNQLWEGFNDEGKLLDNEKLRIKIRNLKSIREFDQKFTAPSWGFNSLEDYYIKASPIFRIRNSIKKLPLMLFIHAKDDPWVPYKDTLNLRKESIDKFTIFITEKGGHNGFHSINGCWSDEVVKNWFMSI
- a CDS encoding NAD(P)(+) transhydrogenase (Re/Si-specific) subunit beta, whose product is MNLPVIIKFVIDLLAVLLLALGIKGLSKVKSARDANRLAAFAMSLSVVGLLSYYLGTSGIAIQSWIWIIIGSILGSLFGAILAKKVPMTSMPETVALFNGCGGMSSLLVALGVAIFPISGGQEDFDFFKSLINEVSISVSIFVGAITFTGSIVAMAKLQGWLSTPGWTQSKVRHFVNIVFTVASLIAFFDLINGNTSSIWLLVIVSSLLGIGVTLPIGGADMPVVISLLNSYSGIAAAAAGFVVDSQLLIVAGAMVGAAGLILTQVMCKGMNRSLVSVLFGGSLSAQSTASSGSGEYTNITSCSVEECALTLEAANKVIIVPGYGLAVAQAQHTLREVTKKLEQNGIEVVYAIHPVAGRMPGHMNVLLAEADVPYEQLKEMDVVNPDFPATDVVLVLGANDVVNPQAKNDSSSPLYGMPVLDVQEARTVFVIKRGMSAGYSGIKNDLFDLPNTSMVFGDAKKVLNDLIGELKDLGVGDK
- a CDS encoding 1-deoxy-D-xylulose-5-phosphate reductoisomerase, translated to MKYITVLGSTGSIGTQTLEIASEQPDKFKAVALSAGRNINLLTEQVKTHKPEVVAIEDESLIEDLKDNINNLDLDDVPLVLGGKQGINAVAAWDKADTVVTGIVGCAGLIPTMSAINAGKNIALANKETLIAAGPIVIPALKKNNSRLLPADSEHSAIFQCLQGLPNYENADFSTGDIPKGLKAIHLTASGGAFRDWAVEDLKHVTVEDATSHPNWDMGKKITVDSATLMNKGLEVIEAHYLFGTSYEDIEIVIHPQSIIHSMIEMEDSSVLAQLGWPDMKLPILYAMSWPERFKTNWKRLNLSEIGKLTFKEPDEFKYPCMGLAYAAGKSSGTMPAVLNAANEMAVEQFLKEKISFQQIPTFISKACESHMENLNLSPELEDILEVDNWARLFIEQEIKKGKKYVSIR
- a CDS encoding (2Fe-2S) ferredoxin domain-containing protein, translated to MTKGVHKHLLLCATPTKQKCFKGNEGQKAWECMKKTLKKFENDPSTKNVHILRSKADCLRVCKNGPILLIWPDGIWYEKISPEKISEIFTSHIINGKPIEKWIFKKTPFLNSPRYS